In the Ilumatobacteraceae bacterium genome, one interval contains:
- a CDS encoding trimethylamine methyltransferase family protein: MFMIHLGEYRSRPPWPIGGFDVARSTSVPGRSTTRPGATSTRRSVVRTGDPDRSAAGVVSGTFVPGISPDAGGVVVDHIESGGGPRARRRGRDRRGTGQRSALPEQRPFAQPRLLHGPTELADADQVEAIHRASLRILGELGMNVLDPETRSLFAEAGAAVDGTMVRFDPAMVDELIVTAPAEFTLHARRPEHDLRIGGDHLAFGSVASAPNVADLDGGRRTGNRHDFRNLLRLVQSLNSIHFTGGYPVEPVDIHGSVRHLEATLDLLTLTDKALHVYSLGRQRNRDAIEMVRIARGISEAELDEQPSLFTIINTNSPLTLDVPMSHGIIEMSSRNQVVCVTPFTLAGAMAPITLAGALSQQNAEALVGLMLTQIVRPGSPFVYGSFTSNVDMQSGAPAFGTPEYWRTAIIGGQLARRYRVPYRSSNTCAANAVDAQAAYESMFSISGAIAGGCNLLMHGAGWMEGGLHASFEKMVIDADLLHMVSASLDPFVVDDETLAFEAIASVGPGGHFFGTDHTQARFRTEFHRPMISDWRNYESWIEAGSPDAPRKANQLVKQLLADYEPPPIADAVLSELSDFVARRTAEGGVPVDY, encoded by the coding sequence ATGTTCATGATCCACCTCGGTGAGTATCGATCTCGACCTCCGTGGCCGATCGGAGGATTCGACGTCGCGAGATCGACATCGGTTCCCGGACGATCGACAACGCGGCCGGGCGCCACGTCGACCCGCCGCAGCGTCGTTCGCACAGGTGATCCCGACCGATCGGCGGCTGGGGTAGTGTCCGGAACGTTCGTACCGGGAATTTCGCCCGACGCTGGGGGCGTGGTGGTTGATCACATCGAATCTGGGGGCGGACCGAGGGCTCGTCGGCGAGGTCGCGATCGCCGCGGCACCGGTCAGCGATCGGCACTGCCCGAACAGCGCCCGTTCGCCCAGCCGCGACTCTTGCACGGCCCGACCGAGTTGGCCGACGCCGACCAGGTCGAAGCGATCCACCGGGCCTCGCTCCGGATCCTCGGCGAACTCGGCATGAACGTGCTCGACCCCGAGACACGCTCGCTGTTCGCCGAAGCCGGGGCGGCGGTCGACGGCACCATGGTCCGGTTCGACCCGGCGATGGTCGACGAACTGATCGTCACCGCTCCCGCCGAGTTCACGCTGCACGCTCGCCGCCCCGAGCACGACCTCCGGATCGGCGGCGACCACCTGGCGTTCGGGTCGGTCGCGAGCGCCCCGAACGTCGCCGACCTCGACGGCGGGAGGCGCACCGGCAACCGGCACGACTTCCGGAACCTGCTCCGGTTGGTCCAGTCGCTCAACTCGATCCACTTCACCGGCGGGTACCCGGTCGAGCCGGTCGACATCCACGGATCGGTGCGGCATCTCGAAGCCACCCTCGACCTGCTGACCCTCACCGACAAGGCGCTGCACGTCTACTCGCTCGGCCGGCAACGCAACCGCGACGCGATCGAGATGGTCCGCATCGCACGTGGCATCAGCGAGGCCGAACTCGACGAGCAGCCCAGTCTCTTCACGATCATCAACACGAACTCGCCGCTGACGCTCGACGTCCCGATGAGCCACGGGATCATCGAGATGTCGAGCCGAAATCAGGTGGTGTGCGTGACTCCGTTCACGCTCGCCGGAGCGATGGCGCCGATCACCCTCGCCGGCGCGCTCAGCCAACAGAACGCCGAGGCCCTCGTCGGTCTGATGCTCACCCAGATCGTCCGGCCCGGCAGTCCGTTCGTGTACGGGAGCTTCACGTCCAACGTCGACATGCAGTCAGGTGCCCCTGCGTTCGGGACCCCCGAGTACTGGCGCACGGCGATCATCGGTGGTCAACTCGCCCGCCGCTATCGCGTCCCCTACCGCAGCTCCAACACCTGCGCGGCCAATGCGGTCGACGCCCAGGCGGCGTACGAGTCGATGTTCTCGATCTCCGGAGCGATCGCCGGCGGGTGCAACCTGCTGATGCACGGGGCCGGCTGGATGGAGGGTGGCCTGCACGCGAGCTTCGAGAAGATGGTGATCGACGCCGACCTGCTCCACATGGTGTCGGCGTCACTCGACCCGTTCGTCGTCGACGACGAAACACTCGCGTTCGAGGCGATCGCCTCGGTCGGTCCCGGCGGGCACTTCTTCGGGACCGATCACACCCAGGCCCGTTTCCGCACCGAGTTCCATCGGCCGATGATCAGCGATTGGCGCAACTACGAGTCGTGGATCGAGGCCGGCTCCCCCGATGCGCCCCGGAAGGCCAACCAGCTCGTGAAGCAGCTGCTCGCCGACTACGAGCCGCCTCCGATCGCCGATGCCGTCCTGTCCGAACTGTCCGACTTCGTCGCCCGGCGCACCGCCGAGGGCGGCGTCCCCGTCGACTACTGA
- a CDS encoding GNAT family N-acetyltransferase, whose amino-acid sequence MTTTATTWLVRPVRDDEFGAWTRLYRGYAEFYETPTSDEHQRQIWSWIHEVRSLECLVAAPIDIDGNEVGEPQALAHLREWVRPLRGVVAGYLDDLFVDPDHRGHGAVDALFVAMRQLAHERGWPIIRWTTADDNYRARAVYDQLATRTTWITYDMAPATD is encoded by the coding sequence ATGACGACCACTGCGACGACATGGCTCGTGCGGCCGGTCCGCGACGACGAGTTCGGCGCGTGGACCCGGCTCTACCGGGGCTACGCCGAGTTCTACGAGACACCGACGTCCGACGAGCACCAGCGACAGATCTGGTCGTGGATCCACGAGGTCCGGTCGCTCGAGTGCCTCGTCGCCGCCCCGATCGACATCGATGGCAACGAGGTCGGCGAACCGCAGGCTCTCGCCCATCTCCGTGAGTGGGTGCGTCCGCTGCGTGGCGTGGTCGCGGGCTACCTCGACGATCTGTTCGTCGACCCGGACCACCGTGGTCACGGTGCGGTCGATGCCTTGTTCGTCGCCATGCGTCAACTCGCCCACGAACGCGGCTGGCCGATCATCCGGTGGACGACCGCCGACGACAACTACCGCGCCCGAGCCGTGTACGACCAACTCGCCACCCGCACGACCTGGATCACGTACGACATGGCTCCGGCAACCGACTGA
- a CDS encoding TetR/AcrR family transcriptional regulator, with the protein MARFVDLERRGRLLDQVVAHLARHGLANVSLRPMAAALGVSVNSLVHHFGSKDDLIIAALRRAGAVQQEVERRWLERQPRMSQADLLRSWWRWITASPQNLAIVRLGIEAAAMEATLSGLPKQVRSEQVGLWRSNIETRLVDEGVPRDAAVTEASLAKAMFTGLVVDLLATGQKARLTRALEVGLARLEQVVWTSAGLTEPNFPAAPRQRDRPN; encoded by the coding sequence ATGGCCCGCTTCGTGGATCTCGAACGTCGAGGCCGACTCCTCGATCAGGTCGTTGCACACCTCGCCCGACACGGACTCGCCAACGTGTCACTCCGCCCGATGGCCGCCGCCTTGGGGGTGAGTGTCAACTCGCTCGTGCACCACTTCGGCTCGAAGGACGACCTGATCATCGCCGCGTTGCGCCGCGCCGGAGCGGTGCAGCAGGAGGTCGAGCGCCGCTGGCTCGAACGACAGCCCCGGATGTCCCAAGCCGACCTGTTGCGCTCGTGGTGGCGGTGGATCACCGCGTCACCGCAGAACCTCGCGATCGTCCGGCTCGGGATCGAGGCCGCCGCCATGGAGGCGACGTTGAGCGGCCTCCCCAAGCAGGTGCGTAGCGAACAGGTCGGGCTCTGGCGGTCCAACATCGAGACCCGCCTCGTCGACGAAGGCGTGCCGCGCGACGCGGCGGTCACCGAGGCCTCGTTGGCGAAGGCGATGTTCACCGGCCTCGTCGTCGATCTCCTCGCGACCGGCCAGAAGGCCCGACTCACCCGGGCGCTCGAGGTGGGGCTCGCTCGTCTCGAACAGGTCGTCTGGACGAGCGCCGGCCTGACCGAGCCGAACTTCCCGGCCGCGCCGCGCCAACGCGATCGTCCGAACTGA
- a CDS encoding FAD-dependent oxidoreductase, whose product MKSSAQVVVIGGGVVGASVLFHLTENGWTDVLLVERRELTAGSTWHAAGGMHTLNGDPNVAQLQQYTVQLYRQIEERSGQNCSIHLPGGITLASDRDRMDWLSMAVARGRYLGMDDLELISPKEAQELFPLLDTQYFLGAMWDPVEGHVDPTGVTNAYAICARQAGAEISKQNWVSALEQRSDGTWTVITERGEIHAEHVVNAGGLWAREVGRMAGLELPVLAMQHHYLVTEPMPEVQAHMAATGREMPMAMDFTGEIYIRQEGDGMLLGTYEQNSRAWSEHTTPWDFDMELLPPDLDRIEPELSVAFRHYPAMATAGIKTIVNGPFTFTPDGNPLVGPVPGLRNYWTACGVMAGLSQGGGVGLALANWMTDGDPGFDIWGMDVARFGRYATRPYTRVKAEENYRRRFRITFPNEELPAGRDLQHVPIHDRLTEHNAVWGADFGLESPLWFQRPGEEPVENVTFRRSNAFDLVGEESLAVREGVGLTEISNFSKFKVVGPGAAEWLQGLFTNRLPKVGRINLTAMLNRHGRIMGEFSVGRFGDDDFFLFSSLGATESHHRWFLQHMPTDARFTLEVMGQRMVGLSLAGPRSREVLQAVTDFDVSNDNFRFMDFRYFDVGMAPCGVGRMTYTGDLGYELWMAPEYQRHVFDALMAAGEPLGLRLFGVRALLTMRLEKMFGTWFREYRPIFTPIEARMDRYVKFDHDFIGRTALERGAAPRRLLSYFEVVPEPDDPADVIGDEPIWYRSSEGWRVVGWVTSGGYAHYSRRSLALGYVDAEVADDPGDGAFEIEIIGRRRPATLLREPVLDPGGHRMRS is encoded by the coding sequence GTGAAATCGTCTGCACAGGTCGTGGTGATCGGCGGCGGCGTCGTCGGCGCATCCGTGCTGTTCCACCTCACCGAGAACGGCTGGACCGACGTGCTCCTCGTCGAACGCAGGGAACTGACCGCCGGATCGACCTGGCACGCGGCGGGCGGTATGCACACCCTCAACGGCGATCCGAACGTCGCACAGCTCCAGCAGTACACCGTGCAGCTGTACCGGCAGATCGAGGAACGATCGGGCCAGAACTGCTCGATCCACCTGCCCGGCGGCATCACGCTCGCCTCCGACCGCGACCGGATGGACTGGCTCAGCATGGCGGTCGCCCGCGGTCGATACCTCGGCATGGACGACCTCGAGCTCATCTCCCCGAAAGAGGCACAGGAACTCTTCCCCCTGCTCGACACGCAGTACTTCCTCGGTGCCATGTGGGATCCGGTCGAGGGCCACGTCGATCCGACCGGTGTCACCAACGCATACGCGATCTGTGCCCGCCAGGCCGGCGCCGAGATCTCGAAGCAGAACTGGGTGAGTGCGCTCGAACAGCGCTCCGACGGCACCTGGACCGTCATCACCGAACGGGGCGAGATCCACGCCGAACACGTCGTCAACGCCGGCGGTCTCTGGGCCCGCGAAGTCGGCCGGATGGCGGGTCTCGAACTCCCGGTGCTCGCGATGCAGCACCACTATCTCGTCACCGAGCCGATGCCCGAGGTGCAAGCCCACATGGCGGCGACCGGACGCGAGATGCCGATGGCGATGGACTTCACGGGCGAGATCTACATCCGCCAGGAAGGCGACGGGATGCTGCTCGGCACGTACGAGCAGAACTCGCGAGCCTGGTCCGAGCACACCACGCCGTGGGATTTTGACATGGAACTGCTGCCGCCCGACCTCGACCGGATCGAGCCCGAGCTGAGCGTCGCATTCCGCCACTACCCGGCGATGGCGACCGCCGGCATCAAGACCATCGTCAACGGCCCCTTCACGTTCACACCCGACGGCAACCCGCTCGTCGGCCCCGTGCCCGGTCTCCGCAACTACTGGACCGCGTGCGGCGTCATGGCGGGCCTCTCGCAGGGCGGCGGCGTCGGGCTGGCGCTCGCGAACTGGATGACCGACGGCGACCCCGGCTTCGACATCTGGGGCATGGACGTCGCCCGGTTCGGGAGGTACGCGACGCGTCCCTACACGCGCGTGAAGGCCGAGGAGAACTACCGGCGGCGGTTCCGCATCACGTTCCCCAACGAAGAGCTCCCGGCAGGCCGAGACCTCCAGCACGTCCCGATCCACGACCGGCTCACCGAGCACAACGCCGTCTGGGGCGCCGACTTCGGTCTCGAGTCGCCGCTGTGGTTCCAGCGGCCCGGCGAGGAACCGGTCGAGAACGTCACCTTCCGGCGTTCCAACGCCTTCGACCTGGTCGGTGAAGAATCGCTCGCCGTGCGCGAAGGTGTCGGTCTCACGGAGATCTCGAACTTCTCGAAGTTCAAGGTGGTCGGCCCCGGCGCTGCCGAGTGGCTGCAGGGCCTGTTCACCAACCGCCTGCCGAAGGTCGGTCGCATCAACCTCACGGCGATGCTCAACCGGCACGGCCGGATCATGGGCGAGTTCTCCGTCGGCCGCTTCGGTGACGACGACTTCTTCCTCTTCAGTTCGCTCGGCGCGACCGAGAGCCACCATCGCTGGTTCCTGCAGCACATGCCGACCGACGCCCGGTTCACGCTCGAGGTCATGGGCCAGCGGATGGTCGGCCTGTCGCTCGCCGGCCCGCGCTCCCGCGAGGTACTGCAGGCCGTCACCGATTTCGACGTGTCGAACGACAACTTCCGCTTCATGGACTTCCGGTACTTCGACGTGGGCATGGCACCGTGCGGCGTCGGCCGGATGACCTACACGGGCGACCTCGGCTACGAACTCTGGATGGCGCCCGAGTACCAACGCCACGTCTTCGACGCGCTCATGGCCGCCGGCGAGCCACTCGGCCTCCGCCTGTTCGGTGTTCGTGCGCTCCTGACGATGCGCCTGGAGAAGATGTTCGGCACCTGGTTCCGCGAGTACCGCCCGATCTTCACCCCCATCGAGGCGCGCATGGACCGGTACGTGAAGTTCGATCACGACTTCATCGGCCGCACCGCGCTCGAGCGAGGTGCCGCTCCACGCCGACTCCTCTCCTACTTCGAGGTCGTGCCCGAACCCGACGACCCGGCGGATGTGATCGGCGACGAACCGATCTGGTACCGGAGCTCGGAGGGTTGGCGCGTCGTCGGCTGGGTGACGTCCGGCGGATACGCCCACTACAGCCGCCGCTCGCTCGCCCTCGGCTACGTCGACGCGGAGGTCGCTGACGATCCGGGCGACGGGGCGTTCGAGATCGAGATCATCGGCCGGCGGCGGCCGGCCACCCTGCTCCGCGAGCCGGTGCTCGACCCCGGTGGCCACCGGATGAGGAGCTGA
- a CDS encoding PhnD/SsuA/transferrin family substrate-binding protein produces the protein MTGLPHVELGMYPFASVAWAWDEIWAAVHERAPWTPPSLTRSGDVHARWYDNACIVTHVCGWPFAALHRNDMHVVGAFSLDLPDAEGPGHYHSVLLSADDRPLSELVSPDTHAVANSADSLSGWLSLRAATVGPGAAWPGTVTFTSAHHDSLRALAKGEADLASIDSWSLSLISTEEPGLVRGLHRVGVGPRIPTPALTARASIGDRLVDELREAFDDALRSPATTSARTALHISGFARLGLDDYLATLPLGPTP, from the coding sequence GTGACCGGTCTCCCCCACGTCGAACTCGGGATGTATCCCTTCGCCTCGGTGGCCTGGGCCTGGGACGAGATCTGGGCCGCGGTGCACGAACGCGCACCGTGGACACCCCCGTCGCTGACCCGGTCCGGCGACGTCCACGCCCGCTGGTACGACAACGCCTGCATCGTGACCCACGTCTGCGGGTGGCCGTTCGCCGCCCTGCACCGCAACGACATGCACGTGGTCGGGGCGTTCTCGCTCGACCTGCCCGACGCCGAGGGTCCCGGCCACTACCACTCGGTGCTGCTCAGCGCCGACGACCGTCCGCTGTCCGAGCTCGTGAGCCCCGACACCCACGCGGTCGCGAACTCCGCCGACAGCCTGTCCGGATGGCTCAGCCTGCGCGCCGCCACCGTCGGACCCGGCGCGGCGTGGCCGGGCACGGTCACGTTCACCTCCGCGCACCACGACAGCCTTCGGGCACTGGCGAAGGGCGAGGCCGACCTCGCGTCGATCGATTCCTGGAGTCTCTCGCTCATCTCGACCGAGGAACCCGGCCTGGTCCGCGGCCTCCATCGGGTCGGAGTGGGCCCCCGGATCCCCACCCCGGCGCTGACCGCACGCGCGTCGATCGGCGATCGGCTGGTCGACGAGCTGCGCGAGGCGTTCGACGATGCGCTCCGGTCACCGGCGACCACTTCGGCGCGCACGGCGCTGCACATCAGCGGGTTCGCCCGGCTCGGTCTCGACGACTACCTGGCCACGTTGCCGCTCGGCCCGACGCCGTAG
- a CDS encoding EAL domain-containing protein — protein MSEPTLRARSLAIVSFAAGILILGHLAVALGPDGHVAAWWPAAGVAVAVVAKYRRDRWWLLAALATASVIANLTGGRPWAVALGFAVGNTLEAGVAAAVIAGRRGAVLDSLGDVGRFVTGVVAGVSTIGLVAALTVHAFTTGDPIDVLVSVVPSHATAICLIAPFALSRPSRLVRNSVEYVLIWSCIAAATMLIFAVADRQEYSFLLIPLLLWSVVRLGIRSGTAQLLAVGIVATTLTAWASTDRVEVDEWLVPLQLFIIACSVMVITVGAMLADRERALQRSRASESIYRAGFSEAVVAMMLVRVEGGMLRVAEANGAARTCFGLGIGDACTHMLSDESGTSMVDVVARLAPGDGTRAEMRGTDGRRWFSVSMSRLSGAADDATVSLQIVETTERRDADRRLREAAIIDQLTRLPNMTAVRATLADEIDRSTRVESRVAVVAIDIRGFASVNEVFGHVTGDQVLTAFASRLRAMARDGDTVARVGGDRFVIVSPVIESAAAAIEVAECVFQVTEMPIHLQALDYEVNLSLGVALGEPGIDAEQLLAEADLAVNAAKREGARTITLYSPELRDGAAKRVRTVAELRLAMARKELQVFMQPVVELATGRVTAAEALVRWRLPSGVLRPPSEWLPLVEQTGLMRELGAWILDESLRQATEWLDTVGPAAAPAVHVNVSGSQFECDGFADLVMSTLERHGYPPEFLVLELTETFLARTGDTLRKEFATLASRGVKLAADDFGTGYSPLSRIVELPIHMIKIDRLFVEGLGGDGRSAALVSALIGMSNEMGIDVVAEGIETDEQREILARLGCRVGQGFLWSPAVDARSFQDLVLAPIAMAQLEASVER, from the coding sequence ATGTCGGAACCAACACTGCGCGCGAGAAGCCTCGCCATCGTGTCGTTCGCGGCAGGAATTTTGATCCTCGGCCACCTGGCCGTGGCACTCGGACCCGACGGCCACGTCGCTGCCTGGTGGCCTGCGGCGGGTGTCGCCGTCGCTGTGGTGGCGAAGTACCGGCGTGACCGCTGGTGGCTCCTCGCCGCGCTCGCGACCGCATCCGTGATCGCCAACCTGACCGGTGGACGGCCGTGGGCCGTGGCGCTCGGATTCGCCGTGGGCAACACGCTCGAGGCCGGTGTGGCCGCGGCCGTCATCGCCGGTCGTCGCGGGGCCGTCCTCGACAGTCTCGGCGACGTCGGTCGATTCGTCACGGGTGTGGTCGCCGGCGTGTCGACGATCGGGCTCGTCGCGGCGCTGACGGTCCACGCCTTCACGACCGGCGACCCGATCGACGTGCTGGTGTCCGTCGTCCCCTCGCACGCGACCGCGATCTGCCTGATCGCCCCCTTCGCGCTCTCCCGTCCGTCGCGACTCGTGCGCAACTCGGTCGAGTACGTGCTGATCTGGTCGTGTATCGCTGCGGCGACGATGCTGATCTTCGCCGTGGCCGACCGTCAGGAGTACTCGTTCCTGCTCATCCCGCTCCTGCTGTGGAGCGTCGTCCGTCTCGGGATCCGCTCGGGCACCGCACAGTTGCTGGCCGTCGGGATCGTCGCCACCACACTGACGGCGTGGGCCTCGACCGACCGGGTCGAGGTCGACGAGTGGCTCGTGCCGTTGCAGCTGTTCATCATCGCCTGCTCGGTGATGGTCATCACGGTCGGTGCGATGCTCGCCGATCGCGAGCGAGCGCTCCAGCGATCGCGAGCGAGCGAGTCGATCTACCGTGCAGGCTTCTCCGAGGCGGTCGTCGCGATGATGCTCGTCCGGGTGGAGGGCGGCATGTTGCGCGTCGCCGAGGCGAATGGCGCGGCGCGGACCTGCTTCGGGTTGGGCATCGGCGACGCCTGCACCCACATGCTCTCCGACGAGTCCGGCACCTCGATGGTCGACGTCGTCGCCCGACTCGCCCCCGGCGACGGCACGCGCGCCGAGATGCGCGGTACCGACGGCCGGCGGTGGTTCAGCGTGTCGATGAGCCGTCTCTCGGGAGCCGCCGACGACGCCACCGTCTCGCTGCAGATCGTCGAGACGACCGAGCGTCGCGACGCCGACCGCCGCCTCCGTGAAGCGGCGATCATCGATCAACTGACGAGACTGCCCAACATGACCGCCGTGCGGGCGACGCTCGCCGACGAGATCGATCGGTCGACACGGGTCGAATCGCGCGTGGCGGTCGTCGCGATCGACATCCGTGGATTCGCCTCGGTGAACGAGGTCTTCGGTCACGTCACCGGTGACCAGGTCCTGACCGCCTTCGCCTCGCGGCTGCGAGCGATGGCACGGGACGGCGACACGGTCGCGCGCGTGGGTGGTGACCGGTTCGTGATCGTGAGCCCGGTGATCGAATCGGCAGCCGCCGCGATCGAGGTCGCCGAATGCGTCTTCCAGGTGACCGAGATGCCGATCCATCTGCAGGCGCTCGACTACGAGGTGAACCTCAGCCTCGGGGTCGCGCTCGGAGAGCCGGGGATCGACGCCGAGCAGTTGCTCGCCGAGGCCGACCTGGCCGTGAATGCGGCCAAGCGCGAGGGCGCCAGGACGATCACGCTGTACTCACCCGAGCTGCGCGACGGTGCCGCCAAGCGTGTCCGCACCGTCGCCGAGCTCCGGCTCGCGATGGCGCGCAAGGAGCTCCAGGTCTTCATGCAGCCGGTGGTCGAACTCGCGACCGGTCGGGTGACCGCCGCGGAGGCCCTGGTCCGGTGGCGGCTGCCGAGCGGAGTGCTGCGACCGCCGAGCGAATGGCTGCCGCTCGTCGAGCAGACCGGCCTGATGCGGGAACTCGGGGCATGGATCCTCGACGAGTCGCTCAGGCAGGCGACCGAGTGGCTCGACACGGTCGGTCCGGCGGCAGCGCCGGCGGTCCACGTCAACGTGTCGGGGAGCCAGTTCGAATGCGACGGTTTCGCCGACCTCGTGATGTCGACGCTCGAACGTCACGGCTACCCGCCCGAGTTCCTCGTGCTCGAACTCACCGAGACCTTCCTCGCTCGGACCGGCGACACGCTCCGTAAGGAGTTCGCGACGCTGGCGAGCCGCGGCGTCAAGCTGGCCGCCGACGACTTCGGCACCGGATACAGCCCACTGTCCCGCATCGTCGAACTGCCGATCCACATGATCAAGATCGACCGACTCTTCGTCGAGGGGTTGGGCGGCGACGGTCGGTCGGCTGCTCTGGTGTCTGCGCTGATCGGGATGTCGAACGAGATGGGTATCGACGTCGTCGCCGAGGGGATCGAGACCGACGAACAGCGAGAGATCCTCGCCCGCCTCGGCTGCCGCGTCGGTCAGGGGTTCCTGTGGAGTCCTGCCGTCGATGCTCGATCGTTCCAAGATCTGGTGCTCGCACCGATCGCCATGGCGCAGCTCGAGGCGTCGGTCGAACGCTGA
- a CDS encoding electron transfer flavoprotein subunit alpha/FixB family protein, with the protein MGSVLVVVEHDRGSPAPATLEAMTAARTLAGQTGVDVEALTIGAAADDIAAELGAYGAAVVHRVHHELLDDYGPEAWGEVIAQAVVALGPSVVLATGTDRGNEFMAQAAARLDAPFCANVTEFRRGETFEVTRVRWGGSLLESATVTADVHLASVAHHSTDASPAETPSAAALSTLTVTLDPSVARTRIVARVEREAGVTLATAPVVVGGGRGVGSADGFAALQELADELGGIVGCSRAVTNNGWRNHTDQVGQTGTRIAPDVYFACGISGAIQHWVGAMASKHIIAVNTDPQANMVTKAGYAVIADLHEMIPAITEEIRRRRAG; encoded by the coding sequence ATGGGATCCGTCCTCGTCGTCGTCGAACACGACCGCGGATCGCCGGCACCCGCGACGCTCGAGGCGATGACCGCCGCCCGAACGCTGGCCGGGCAGACCGGCGTCGACGTCGAGGCGTTGACGATCGGCGCCGCGGCCGATGACATCGCCGCCGAACTCGGCGCGTACGGCGCAGCCGTCGTCCATCGGGTGCACCACGAACTGCTCGACGACTACGGCCCCGAGGCGTGGGGCGAGGTCATCGCCCAGGCCGTCGTGGCGCTCGGGCCATCGGTGGTGCTCGCCACGGGCACCGATCGCGGCAACGAGTTCATGGCACAGGCGGCGGCGCGGCTCGACGCACCGTTCTGCGCGAACGTCACCGAGTTCCGGCGCGGCGAGACCTTCGAGGTGACCCGCGTCCGCTGGGGCGGCTCGCTGCTGGAGTCGGCGACGGTCACCGCCGACGTCCACCTCGCCTCGGTCGCCCACCATTCGACCGATGCATCGCCTGCCGAGACCCCGAGCGCCGCAGCCCTCTCGACGCTGACGGTCACGCTCGATCCGTCCGTCGCACGAACCCGGATCGTGGCCCGAGTCGAACGCGAGGCCGGCGTGACGCTCGCGACCGCACCGGTCGTCGTCGGCGGCGGTCGTGGTGTCGGTTCGGCCGACGGTTTCGCTGCGCTCCAGGAACTGGCCGACGAACTCGGTGGCATCGTGGGCTGCTCGCGGGCGGTCACCAACAACGGGTGGCGCAACCACACCGATCAGGTCGGTCAGACCGGCACCCGCATCGCTCCCGACGTCTACTTCGCGTGCGGCATCTCCGGGGCGATCCAGCACTGGGTCGGGGCGATGGCGAGCAAGCACATCATCGCCGTCAACACCGACCCGCAGGCGAACATGGTCACCAAGGCGGGCTACGCGGTGATCGCCGACCTCCACGAGATGATTCCGGCGATCACCGAGGAGATCCGTCGCCGCCGGGCCGGCTGA